The window GAGAGATACTGGTCGTTTCCACTGTAATCAATAATCACCGAGAGCGGGTATTCGTCGGGGTAGCCGCCGAATTCGTACCGGTCGTTGCCGGCACCGTCGATTATCATCAGCGGCGGCACGTAGTACTGGTAAAGGTCATCGCCGGTCGAGCCGACCACGATCAGCCCCTGGGCTGTTTTCATCTCGCGGCGGGTCTCCGGAAAGGTGATCGAATCGGCAGCCAGGGCAAAGCGGCGCACTGCCTCGGCGAAATCCTGCGCACCGGCCAGGAAGTAGTCGAAGTCGACTTTGTCTGCCATTTCGTAGATGAAATCCTGATGTTCGTCTTTCCCGTTGATGAAATAGTCGAAAAGTTTCTGCCGGTGCTTGAGCTTATTGGCCGGGTCGAGGCCGCGCATGAACAGGAACTTGTCGTCGTCGGCCATGCGGTAAATCAAATCTATACCGTCCTTCAGCCGCTTATATTCCTCACCGGCAAGGAAGCTCTTGGAGCGGGTAATTGAAGGTATCGGTACGGTGTCGGGATATTTCAGATACGGCTCAAGCGGATCGCCGATCAGGCTTCGGCGGATAGGATGATCGATCATCGCGCTCGCCCTCGAGAGCAGGCGCGCGATATCGTTAGCCGATGCTCTGAACGTCTCGAGGTTCATACCGCCGTGCTGGGGCAGCTTAAACGGGTGACGGAAGAATAACGTGAAGTAGCTGAGGCGCCAGGGGTGCCCCTGGAAAGTCTCGACTTCGTCTTCGTCGAAACGAACATCGTCACGTGTCATTTCCACCTGTGCCAGGGCGGAATCAAACAGTTCGAGGTCGGTTTCCCAGAGTTGGGCCGAGACAGCACCGGCCAGCATAAGTATGCCTACAGTCAACGTCAGTGATTTCACAACAACTCCTATCCGGTTTGATCAACCTGCAAGCAACTGCCGTTTTCACGCCGCGTAAAGCTTTTTCAGTCGGCCCGAGCCGCCTTGACAAAGGAGAGCAGCACGCCTATCATGCGCCCGCTTTGGCCCATGCTGATTACCAGAGGTGACGATTGATGAATCTTGATCCATTAGTCAAAATGTCGCAGCAACACCAGCTCGAATTTGTTGACTTGAAGTTCTGCGACCTCCTCGGCGGCTGGCACCACCTGACTATTCCCGTGTCGGCGCTCAAGGACGAGCTTTTTCAGACCGGGGTGGGTGTCGACGGCTCCTCCATGCCGGGGTTTTCGTCGATCGAGCGCGGCGACATGATCATGCTGCCCGATCCGACTACGGCCTTTGTCGATCCGTTTTTCGAGCGGCCGACTTTGTCTCTGATCGGTGACATTATGCTCTCCGAGGATTCGATTGCGACATATTCCCGCGACCCAAGGCGGGTGGCGCGCGACGCCGAGCGGCTGCTGGACCGGGTGCTGAAGGGGGTGCAGGCCATTTTGGGTCCTGAGTTCGAGTTTTATATCTTCGACAAGGTGAATTTCCACCAGGGGCCGGACAGCGCGTTTTACACGCTGGATGCCGCCGAGGCGCCGTGGCAGGCGTCCGACGATCAGGAAAACCTCGGTTTCAAAATACCTTACAAGAAAGGGTACCATGCCGCGCCGCCTCAGGACCGGACTTATAACCTCCGAAGCAGCATTTGTTCTTTATTGAAAAGTGTCGGGATCGAACTGAAGTACCATCACCATGAGGTCGGTGGCGGGGGACAGCACGAAATCGAAATCAAGTTCGCGCCTCTGCTCGTGATGGGCGACCGGTCGATGCTCGTGAAATACATGGTCAAGAACGAAGCGTTCCGGCATCACAAGTCGGCGACCTTTATGCCCAAGCCGCTTTTCAACGAACCCGGCTCCGGCCTGCACGTGCATCAATACCTGGCCAATGATAAAGGTTCGCTGTTTTTCGACGCCAAAGGCCCCGCGCAGTTCTCTGAGCTGGGGCGGTTCTATATCGGGGGGGTGCTGAAGCATGTCGATGCCCTCCTGGCGTTTTCCAATCCGTCGACCAATTCCTTCAAGCGGCTCGTACCCGGCTTCGAGGCGCCGGTAGCGGGGACCTATTCGGTGGGCAATCGGACCGCCTGCATCCGCATCCCCGGCTATCAGCGCGATCCCGCCACTATGCGCTTCGAATTCCGCCCCGGCGACGGTACCATGAACCCGTACCTTGGCTACGCTGCAATGCTGATGGCCGGAATCGACGGGATCAAGCGGAAAATCGACCCCGGCCTGCCGTTCGACCGAAATTTGGATCAACTAACTCCGGAGGAGCTGGCGCAGATCCACCAGTTGCCGACTTCGCTCAACAAGGCGCTGGATAGTCTGCAAGTCGACTATGAATTTCTACTGGACGGCGGCGTGTTTACCGAGGATTTGATCGAGAACTGGCTTCAGATCAAGCGTAAAGAGGTTATGGAGATACGTATCCGCCCGACCCCGTACGAGTTCGAGATGTATTACGGTACGTAGG is drawn from Candidatus Zixiibacteriota bacterium and contains these coding sequences:
- the glnA gene encoding type I glutamate--ammonia ligase; protein product: MNLDPLVKMSQQHQLEFVDLKFCDLLGGWHHLTIPVSALKDELFQTGVGVDGSSMPGFSSIERGDMIMLPDPTTAFVDPFFERPTLSLIGDIMLSEDSIATYSRDPRRVARDAERLLDRVLKGVQAILGPEFEFYIFDKVNFHQGPDSAFYTLDAAEAPWQASDDQENLGFKIPYKKGYHAAPPQDRTYNLRSSICSLLKSVGIELKYHHHEVGGGGQHEIEIKFAPLLVMGDRSMLVKYMVKNEAFRHHKSATFMPKPLFNEPGSGLHVHQYLANDKGSLFFDAKGPAQFSELGRFYIGGVLKHVDALLAFSNPSTNSFKRLVPGFEAPVAGTYSVGNRTACIRIPGYQRDPATMRFEFRPGDGTMNPYLGYAAMLMAGIDGIKRKIDPGLPFDRNLDQLTPEELAQIHQLPTSLNKALDSLQVDYEFLLDGGVFTEDLIENWLQIKRKEVMEIRIRPTPYEFEMYYGT